In one Candidatus Nitronereus thalassa genomic region, the following are encoded:
- a CDS encoding multicopper oxidase domain-containing protein, producing MRHFFTTSLKVFRHTFLFTMAWLGFLVPPLHAQDRPVKEFFMTVQETTITLLEDPKKEVTVWAYALKGEQPSVPGPVIRVNQGDLVKVHFTNTHSLPHTLHFHGVHPFAMDGNGQRSMGREQLQMPGESYTYEWVAEEAGFYWYHCHFNTAQHLDHGMYGLFIVEDPYWPPVDREILTVWDEWDTDGDGRYDTHTINSRSAPDFLPLQATTGERVRIILANIGFEFHTPHLHGQRWVEMNPGTLARPGWDNPNGVVSIGPAEIKIVEFEVKHTGTWLFHCHVVPHVADDGKYPRGMLTMLKVTDQVTMLHSAPVLKDSAERSEAAPSPESSVATIPDFQPFDYPTGVANRGYDVYNTHCKACHGNLAQGEYGPTLRQNQILHDNDKFWKTVLKGKGNMPAWESRLSKNHIADVQAYLKTLKPPPPP from the coding sequence TTTCCGACATACCTTTTTGTTCACGATGGCCTGGCTGGGATTTCTCGTTCCACCTCTTCACGCCCAAGACAGACCCGTGAAAGAATTTTTTATGACCGTGCAAGAAACGACGATTACGTTGTTGGAGGATCCTAAGAAAGAAGTGACGGTTTGGGCCTATGCGTTGAAAGGTGAACAGCCGTCAGTGCCCGGTCCGGTGATCCGAGTGAACCAGGGGGATTTGGTGAAGGTGCATTTTACCAACACGCATTCCCTTCCCCACACCCTGCACTTTCATGGAGTCCATCCATTTGCCATGGATGGGAACGGGCAACGGTCTATGGGCCGCGAACAACTCCAGATGCCGGGAGAATCTTATACGTATGAATGGGTGGCCGAAGAGGCCGGGTTTTATTGGTATCATTGCCATTTCAATACGGCTCAGCATCTCGATCATGGAATGTATGGGCTGTTTATTGTCGAAGATCCCTACTGGCCCCCGGTCGATCGCGAAATCCTGACGGTGTGGGATGAATGGGACACCGATGGTGATGGACGGTACGACACGCACACGATCAATTCTCGTTCGGCTCCCGACTTTCTTCCGTTGCAGGCGACCACTGGTGAACGGGTACGAATCATTCTGGCGAACATCGGGTTCGAATTTCACACGCCCCACCTGCATGGTCAACGATGGGTGGAGATGAACCCGGGGACCCTGGCTCGGCCCGGGTGGGATAATCCCAATGGCGTGGTGTCCATCGGACCCGCGGAAATCAAAATCGTCGAGTTCGAGGTGAAGCATACGGGCACGTGGTTATTTCACTGTCATGTGGTTCCCCATGTGGCAGATGATGGCAAATACCCACGTGGGATGCTGACCATGTTGAAGGTCACCGATCAAGTCACAATGCTTCACAGTGCCCCCGTTCTGAAAGACAGTGCTGAACGCAGCGAGGCTGCGCCTTCCCCGGAATCTTCTGTGGCCACCATTCCGGACTTCCAGCCTTTCGATTATCCGACGGGGGTGGCGAATCGAGGCTATGACGTCTACAATACCCACTGCAAAGCCTGTCATGGAAATTTGGCCCAAGGTGAATATGGCCCAACACTCCGGCAAAATCAGATTCTTCACGACAACGACAAATTTTGGAAGACCGTGCTCAAAGGGAAAGGGAACATGCCGGCTTGGGAAAGCCGTCTGAGCAAGAATCATATCGCGGATGTCCAGGCTTACCTGAAAACACTTAAGCCTCCCCCACCGCCCTGA
- the sthA gene encoding Si-specific NAD(P)(+) transhydrogenase has protein sequence MEKSSNTSFDYDLICIGSGPAGQRAAVQAAKLGKKAAVIEKRRMVGGACLDTGTIPSKTFREAVLAFSHLKNNFHEHGRGASGRPTASQLLSGVQEVIRTEGDVLEDQLFRNDVAMIKGDASFQDPHTLQLVTEGDTTRIRAENILVAVGTIPTPPPGVPADGKIVINSDGVLSLTDLPRTMAVVGAGVIGLEYASMFGDLGIEVTVVDGRQRPLEFLDSEIVDELIHQMRNKNVLFRLNETVESLEISSGPRTRAVLNLESGKRLVSDLVLYSVGRLGATEALNLKAAGLEADSRGRLTVNDHFQTTVPHIYAAGDVIGYPSLAATSSEQGRLAACYAFNIPTEPMVDHFPIGIYSIPEISMVGKTEQDLTREKIPYESGIARYKEIARGGIMGDDSGFLKMLFHRQDRRLLGVHAIGTGATELIHVGQAVLGMGGGLDYFIKTVFNYPTLAECYKVAALDAYNKLHE, from the coding sequence ATGGAAAAATCCTCCAATACCTCGTTCGATTACGATCTCATTTGCATTGGAAGCGGCCCTGCCGGACAGCGTGCCGCCGTTCAGGCAGCCAAACTCGGGAAGAAGGCCGCCGTGATTGAGAAACGGCGAATGGTGGGAGGAGCTTGCCTTGATACCGGGACCATTCCCAGCAAAACCTTTCGTGAAGCCGTGTTGGCCTTTTCCCATTTGAAAAACAACTTTCATGAACATGGGCGGGGCGCCTCCGGCCGCCCGACCGCCAGCCAACTCCTTTCGGGTGTTCAAGAAGTCATTCGTACCGAGGGTGATGTTCTAGAGGATCAACTGTTCCGAAATGATGTGGCCATGATCAAGGGAGATGCCAGTTTTCAAGATCCTCACACTCTTCAGCTGGTCACGGAGGGGGACACTACGCGCATAAGAGCGGAGAATATTCTCGTGGCCGTCGGCACGATTCCTACCCCTCCCCCGGGAGTTCCGGCGGATGGGAAGATCGTCATCAATAGTGATGGCGTCTTGAGTCTCACCGATTTGCCAAGAACCATGGCCGTGGTCGGCGCGGGGGTAATCGGTCTTGAATATGCGTCGATGTTTGGAGATTTAGGCATTGAAGTCACGGTGGTCGATGGTCGACAGCGCCCGCTCGAATTTCTGGACAGCGAAATCGTGGATGAATTGATTCATCAGATGCGAAACAAGAATGTCTTGTTTCGTCTCAATGAAACCGTCGAGTCTCTTGAAATCTCTTCCGGTCCTCGCACGCGTGCTGTGTTGAATTTGGAATCAGGCAAACGGTTGGTGTCGGATTTGGTGCTCTATTCCGTCGGTCGGTTGGGAGCGACCGAAGCCCTCAATCTGAAAGCCGCGGGGCTGGAGGCGGATTCTCGTGGTCGTTTAACGGTCAATGATCATTTCCAAACGACCGTTCCGCATATTTATGCCGCCGGGGACGTGATCGGGTATCCCAGTCTGGCCGCGACCTCCTCGGAGCAAGGCCGACTCGCCGCCTGTTATGCCTTCAATATCCCCACCGAGCCCATGGTCGACCATTTCCCGATCGGCATTTATTCTATTCCGGAGATTTCTATGGTGGGCAAAACAGAACAAGATTTGACGCGTGAAAAGATTCCGTACGAGTCAGGCATCGCTCGATATAAGGAGATTGCCCGTGGCGGCATCATGGGAGACGATAGCGGATTTTTAAAAATGTTGTTTCATCGGCAGGATCGCCGTTTGTTGGGCGTGCATGCCATCGGCACGGGCGCAACGGAACTTATCCATGTGGGGCAGGCAGTGTTGGGTATGGGTGGTGGGTTGGATTATTTCATTAAGACCGTGTTCAATTATCCTACGCTGGCCGAGTGTTATAAAGTCGCCGCCCTCGATGCCTACAACAAACTCCACGAATGA
- a CDS encoding HlyD family secretion protein, whose amino-acid sequence MSVQKGTKNHFSLGSGPFDIRYPAANKRLKSWTAVRFPRRLRTWTRLSLMLFVVFAGLVAFVPWTQTVTVKGQLSAYSPVERPQEIHAQINGAIRTWHVNEGMTVRKGDLVLELEDVNPKFLAPDLLERLDQSREALAQQRQAALDRAEILAKRIDEMTGLTRAATTSAEARVSESSNKVQSMEQRLAVAKVAEETAALNLERSRVLEAEGLLSRRDLELAIQAATATRAELKAAEAALREAQQGRRALAYNREQIDAELSQRVLETRSQRASALADAAKAAKELADLELTRSTALQRRVASRVTAPLDGTVVRLTRIGPGEIVKPGDLLFTIVPISATRAVEMWAESIDAPLLTPGRPVRLLLHGVPAIPLPAWPELMAGTYDGSIQVVDQSASANGKFRLWVVPDTTRRPWPTQDQVRQGTQVMGWVILNRVPLWYEMWRRFNLFPPDYESGEINLYDVFLPKAGRPGK is encoded by the coding sequence ATGTCTGTTCAAAAAGGCACCAAAAACCATTTCTCCCTCGGATCTGGCCCCTTTGATATTCGGTACCCTGCGGCCAACAAGCGACTGAAATCCTGGACCGCGGTCAGGTTCCCGCGACGATTGCGCACATGGACCAGGTTGTCCCTCATGTTGTTTGTGGTGTTTGCCGGCCTCGTCGCTTTTGTTCCTTGGACACAGACCGTCACGGTCAAAGGCCAGCTGTCAGCCTATTCACCTGTTGAACGACCCCAAGAGATTCATGCACAAATTAATGGTGCCATTCGAACATGGCATGTCAATGAAGGGATGACGGTTCGCAAAGGAGACTTGGTGCTGGAGCTCGAGGATGTGAATCCAAAGTTCCTCGCCCCGGATCTCTTGGAGCGCTTGGATCAATCCCGCGAAGCCCTGGCCCAACAACGTCAAGCAGCATTGGATCGCGCGGAAATCCTGGCCAAACGAATTGACGAAATGACCGGCTTGACCCGCGCCGCCACCACCTCAGCCGAAGCCAGGGTGTCGGAAAGTAGCAATAAAGTCCAAAGTATGGAGCAACGTTTGGCCGTTGCAAAAGTCGCTGAAGAAACCGCCGCCTTAAATCTAGAACGTTCACGGGTTCTTGAGGCCGAAGGGTTACTCTCACGACGTGATTTGGAACTCGCCATTCAAGCCGCCACTGCCACACGCGCGGAATTAAAAGCTGCAGAGGCGGCCCTGCGGGAAGCGCAACAAGGCCGGCGGGCCCTAGCCTACAATCGTGAACAGATCGATGCGGAACTTAGTCAACGAGTGCTCGAAACCCGTTCACAACGGGCCTCCGCCCTTGCCGATGCCGCGAAAGCTGCGAAAGAATTAGCGGATTTGGAGTTAACCCGATCTACAGCACTGCAACGGCGTGTGGCTAGTCGCGTGACGGCCCCACTGGATGGCACCGTGGTTCGCTTGACCCGAATCGGACCAGGAGAAATCGTCAAACCCGGCGATCTGTTGTTCACGATCGTTCCAATAAGTGCCACACGCGCGGTGGAGATGTGGGCCGAGTCCATTGATGCACCGCTCCTCACGCCGGGCCGTCCCGTCCGATTGCTTTTGCATGGCGTTCCGGCAATTCCGCTACCCGCCTGGCCGGAGTTAATGGCGGGAACCTATGACGGATCCATTCAGGTGGTGGACCAATCGGCTTCGGCGAATGGTAAATTTCGTTTGTGGGTAGTCCCCGATACGACACGCCGACCGTGGCCCACCCAAGATCAGGTGCGGCAAGGCACGCAGGTGATGGGCTGGGTGATTTTGAATCGAGTACCCCTGTGGTATGAAATGTGGCGTCGGTTTAATTTATTTCCGCCAGATTACGAATCAGGAGAAATCAACTTGTATGATGTCTTTTTGCCGAAAGCCGGACGACCGGGGAAATAA
- a CDS encoding TolC family protein has protein sequence MLTIVRIIIIGLLIGLSVTPVQAENPTRELSGKQPSSVLTLQEVLTKVEQGHPLLQSSQTQKTVAAGKVLKALGAFEPNLVNDWELERLVKDGKTVSVGFNDTFVEMRHPWGIKGFAGFRAGIGDVEIADLGIENSNQPLLGIVFPMLRGLMTNPARAELQKSNLADKQADLEIQQARQDLYLGAATQYWNWVAAGKFVEVQEKAVSVADARSAQTMKQADAGARAQFDGIEANQEVQRRRDLLIKARRKLEEEQYRLALFLWEGDNPVVPAQMMAPEFPPLESTLDSDQFKHDRQQAATARPEVRLVNLEAEFNHIDLDVAENNFLPDLTAEAQPTRKPGEFVLGLGYRFGVQLSFPFLQRGARGDQMQMEAKAQRLKLLQRYRMQQVALDVDNAQSAISRAQERIQVSQQALQLAQELEKGERTRFKLGATSLVFVNLRERHVVQAAEELITALADYQKALALYQWAIGGWANGPFAAEVNG, from the coding sequence ATGTTGACCATAGTCCGAATAATAATTATCGGGTTGTTGATCGGATTGAGTGTCACACCAGTGCAGGCTGAAAATCCCACACGCGAACTTTCTGGGAAACAACCTTCATCCGTCCTCACCTTACAAGAGGTGTTGACGAAGGTTGAACAGGGACACCCGCTTCTCCAAAGTAGTCAAACGCAAAAAACTGTGGCGGCCGGAAAAGTGCTCAAAGCTCTCGGGGCCTTTGAACCGAACCTTGTGAACGATTGGGAATTAGAACGACTGGTGAAGGATGGAAAGACCGTCAGTGTCGGTTTTAATGATACGTTCGTTGAAATGCGGCACCCTTGGGGGATTAAAGGGTTTGCCGGATTTCGTGCGGGTATCGGCGATGTAGAAATCGCGGATTTGGGTATCGAAAACTCAAATCAGCCGCTGTTAGGAATTGTCTTTCCTATGCTTCGTGGATTGATGACGAACCCCGCCCGAGCCGAATTGCAGAAGTCCAACTTGGCCGATAAACAAGCCGACCTTGAGATTCAACAGGCGCGGCAAGACTTATATCTTGGTGCGGCCACACAATATTGGAATTGGGTCGCCGCTGGAAAGTTTGTCGAGGTTCAAGAAAAAGCCGTCTCGGTAGCAGACGCCCGTTCTGCACAAACCATGAAACAGGCGGATGCAGGGGCAAGGGCGCAATTCGATGGCATTGAAGCCAACCAGGAAGTACAACGACGGCGAGATCTGTTGATCAAGGCCAGGCGTAAACTCGAGGAAGAGCAATATCGACTCGCCTTATTTTTGTGGGAAGGCGACAATCCCGTGGTCCCGGCACAGATGATGGCCCCGGAGTTTCCACCTCTTGAGTCCACGCTAGATTCTGACCAATTTAAACACGATCGCCAACAAGCAGCCACCGCTCGGCCTGAAGTCCGACTCGTCAATCTCGAAGCTGAGTTCAACCACATTGATTTGGATGTTGCGGAGAACAATTTTCTTCCCGATTTGACTGCGGAAGCCCAACCCACCAGAAAGCCCGGTGAGTTTGTGTTGGGGTTGGGCTATCGGTTTGGGGTGCAATTAAGTTTTCCGTTTCTTCAGCGCGGAGCACGCGGAGACCAAATGCAAATGGAAGCGAAAGCCCAACGCTTGAAATTATTGCAGCGCTATCGCATGCAGCAAGTGGCACTGGATGTCGACAATGCACAATCCGCCATTTCCCGTGCGCAGGAGCGCATTCAAGTCTCACAACAGGCGTTGCAATTGGCGCAGGAATTGGAAAAAGGCGAACGCACTCGCTTCAAATTGGGAGCAACCAGTTTGGTGTTTGTCAATCTTCGTGAGCGGCATGTGGTCCAAGCGGCTGAAGAATTAATTACTGCCCTAGCGGATTACCAAAAGGCCCTTGCGTTATATCAATGGGCGATCGGCGGGTGGGCCAACGGGCCATTCGCCGCAGAGGTAAACGGATGA
- a CDS encoding ABC transporter ATP-binding protein has protein sequence MSQHLPLLRENLDRLGLFLKQERSVLLAILSYAVVVGVFSLIIPLTVQELVNTFAFAVSPVMVVTLVGIMAVILLFVSVFRVLQFYATDILERRVFVRVALALAQILPRFKEDSFHTDSISRFFETIFMQRALANLFVDFTNVFIGGFIGMVLLALYHPYFLIFDVILIGATFLIFALGKGGLRTTLHMSDAKYDAFHWFQEVADNLLHFKTTRCLDLVVEKADNLATAYVQARKSRFRVLLRQYIGSLSIQVILHTGLLGTAGWLLSKGELTLGQLVAAEVIVASLLLNLESVVKRLYLVYYFFTALTELDHLFSLPQDRATTDSADFSIPQSGAQGVHLACSGIRLTSAWWSIPKDVNFEALPGEKCALICGTESTRHGISLVIAGLQPPSTGVVRYNGIDVRNVSLDEVNELRGIVFGRDLRLFEGTMADNITMGRSGIESEDLLWALNVVQLNQEIDELPDGLQTNIKEGGRDFTPSQQLRILLARAIITRPSLLILDGALHEIPSHIRETIFRHLCSREVPWTLVVVTTDSTVRTLVHKCFTLS, from the coding sequence ATGAGTCAACATCTTCCTCTCCTTCGGGAGAATCTCGACCGCCTCGGCCTGTTCCTGAAACAGGAACGCTCCGTGTTATTAGCCATTCTGTCCTATGCCGTGGTCGTCGGGGTCTTTTCTCTGATTATTCCGCTCACGGTCCAAGAATTGGTCAACACCTTCGCGTTTGCCGTTTCGCCCGTCATGGTGGTCACTCTGGTCGGCATCATGGCCGTGATTCTTCTTTTTGTCAGCGTCTTTCGTGTGTTGCAGTTTTACGCAACCGATATTCTCGAGCGTCGAGTCTTTGTTCGAGTCGCGTTGGCTCTCGCCCAAATCTTGCCACGTTTTAAAGAAGATTCCTTTCACACCGACTCCATCAGCCGTTTTTTTGAAACCATTTTTATGCAGCGGGCTCTTGCCAATCTCTTTGTCGATTTTACGAACGTCTTTATTGGTGGATTCATCGGCATGGTCTTGCTGGCCCTCTATCATCCGTATTTCCTCATATTCGATGTCATTTTAATCGGGGCAACGTTTCTCATTTTTGCGTTGGGAAAGGGAGGGCTTCGGACCACGCTGCACATGTCCGATGCGAAATATGATGCCTTCCATTGGTTTCAGGAAGTGGCCGACAATTTGTTGCATTTTAAAACTACTCGTTGTTTGGATTTGGTCGTTGAGAAAGCCGATAACTTAGCCACGGCCTATGTGCAGGCACGCAAAAGTCGATTTCGTGTGTTGCTCCGTCAATACATTGGATCTCTGTCGATTCAGGTCATCCTTCACACCGGGCTATTGGGAACGGCTGGTTGGCTTCTCAGCAAGGGCGAGTTAACGTTGGGACAATTGGTTGCAGCAGAGGTTATTGTGGCCAGTCTCTTGCTCAATCTCGAGTCCGTCGTGAAACGCCTCTATCTCGTGTATTATTTTTTTACAGCCCTCACGGAACTTGACCATTTGTTTTCCCTCCCTCAAGACCGTGCAACGACAGATTCCGCTGATTTTTCAATTCCCCAATCCGGCGCTCAAGGAGTGCATCTGGCGTGTAGTGGTATTCGTCTCACCAGTGCCTGGTGGTCGATCCCCAAGGATGTTAATTTTGAAGCGCTTCCTGGCGAAAAATGCGCGCTGATTTGTGGAACGGAATCAACGCGTCATGGCATATCCTTGGTAATCGCGGGATTACAGCCACCATCAACCGGAGTGGTTCGCTATAACGGCATTGATGTCCGAAATGTCTCTCTTGACGAGGTCAACGAACTTCGAGGTATCGTCTTCGGCCGGGATCTCAGATTGTTTGAAGGCACTATGGCTGACAATATCACCATGGGGCGAAGCGGCATCGAATCTGAAGATCTGTTGTGGGCATTAAACGTGGTGCAGCTGAATCAAGAAATTGATGAGCTACCCGATGGGCTGCAGACGAACATTAAGGAAGGTGGTCGGGATTTCACGCCCAGTCAACAATTGCGGATTTTATTAGCTCGGGCCATTATCACCCGTCCATCGCTTCTGATATTAGACGGCGCCTTGCATGAAATTCCTAGCCATATTCGAGAAACGATTTTTCGCCATCTTTGCTCCAGGGAAGTTCCGTGGACTCTGGTGGTCGTGACCACAGATTCGACCGTCCGCACACTTGTGCATAAGTGCTTTACCCTCTCGTAA
- a CDS encoding cytochrome ubiquinol oxidase subunit I translates to MSNLLAARSLMAMSLGFHIIFAIIGMAMPLMMVIAEWRWLKTGDEVYLTIAKRWAKGTAIFFAVGAVTGTVLSFQLGLLWPKFMEFAGPIIGLAFSIEGFAFFTEAIFLGIYLYGWRKVSPHAHLAAGGVVALSGITSGVVVVLANGWMNTPRGFTMINGLPANIDPIAALLNPSGGLQALHMITAAFAATGFAVAGIHAFLLLRHPGNAFHQGALKIALAVGCVSALFQPLNGDFLAKQVAEYQPLKLAAFEGQVHTQKGAPFRLGGIWNSEKEAFDYIVEIPYALSLMLHMDPHGEVIGIKEFAKEIWPPIGVVRTAFQIMVGIGFFMMGMAVWAAWLAFKTRTLFQSKLFLKALVLSIPLGFIATEVGWVATEVGRQPWVVVGYLKTAQAVTPMPGISVSLIFFAGLYAFLAAIVIWLMWRHVTATPTQFEMQMKGSAHDRI, encoded by the coding sequence ATGAGTAATTTACTTGCCGCTCGATCCCTCATGGCCATGTCCCTGGGTTTCCATATTATATTCGCCATCATTGGAATGGCCATGCCACTCATGATGGTGATTGCTGAATGGCGCTGGCTGAAAACCGGGGACGAGGTATACCTCACCATTGCCAAACGTTGGGCCAAAGGCACTGCCATTTTCTTTGCAGTGGGCGCGGTAACGGGAACTGTGTTGTCATTTCAGCTTGGCTTACTATGGCCAAAATTTATGGAATTCGCGGGTCCAATTATTGGGCTCGCTTTTTCCATTGAAGGATTTGCGTTTTTCACAGAAGCCATCTTTCTCGGTATCTATCTTTACGGATGGAGAAAGGTCAGTCCGCATGCGCATCTTGCAGCTGGAGGAGTCGTCGCGCTGAGTGGCATTACATCCGGTGTTGTTGTGGTCCTGGCCAATGGCTGGATGAACACGCCGCGGGGTTTTACGATGATCAATGGCCTTCCCGCGAACATCGACCCCATTGCCGCATTGCTGAATCCTTCAGGGGGCCTTCAGGCCTTGCATATGATTACAGCGGCCTTCGCAGCCACGGGTTTTGCGGTCGCTGGCATTCATGCATTTCTGCTTCTTCGCCATCCTGGTAATGCCTTTCATCAAGGGGCTCTAAAAATCGCGTTGGCCGTGGGCTGTGTTAGCGCATTGTTTCAACCATTGAATGGTGACTTCCTGGCCAAACAAGTGGCTGAATATCAACCCCTAAAACTCGCAGCCTTTGAAGGCCAAGTACACACGCAAAAGGGTGCGCCATTTCGACTCGGCGGGATTTGGAATTCTGAAAAAGAAGCCTTCGACTATATTGTCGAAATTCCATATGCCTTGAGCCTGATGTTACACATGGACCCTCATGGCGAGGTGATAGGGATCAAGGAATTTGCCAAGGAAATCTGGCCTCCCATCGGGGTGGTGCGTACGGCCTTTCAAATTATGGTGGGCATTGGCTTTTTCATGATGGGGATGGCTGTGTGGGCGGCATGGTTGGCCTTCAAAACACGAACTCTATTCCAATCGAAATTATTTTTAAAGGCGTTGGTGTTGTCGATACCGCTTGGCTTTATTGCGACGGAAGTCGGTTGGGTGGCAACAGAGGTGGGACGGCAACCCTGGGTGGTGGTGGGGTATTTAAAGACTGCCCAAGCAGTGACTCCCATGCCAGGGATTTCCGTTTCGCTGATTTTCTTCGCGGGATTGTACGCTTTCCTCGCCGCTATCGTCATCTGGCTAATGTGGCGTCATGTTACGGCCACACCCACCCAATTTGAAATGCAAATGAAGGGAAGCGCGCATGATCGGATATGA
- a CDS encoding cytochrome d ubiquinol oxidase subunit II — protein MIGYETILGIVLLLALTFYALMGGADFGAGVWHLLARGKTRRNQHQLIGEAIGPIWEANHVWLILVVTILFTAFPPAYAQVSITLHIPLTLLVIGIVLRGSAYAFRHYDVKDDDVHLRWDQIFALSSLISPLLLGIILGSVTAGNFPVKPESFFEGFVAPWIQPFPLVMGVFTLVLFAYLAASYLLLETQDLELQELFRKRAIASVLIAGVLEELVMLLGKTGAPRLWGELTNSLWGGFLQIGMGSLTLVAIALLVTRRYWWARTCAIVQVTITILAWGIAQSPYLVPPYLTIFNASSPEVMLRLIVIALFTGALLLFPSLLYLFKIFKGGTLFGVPKKSDG, from the coding sequence ATGATCGGATATGAAACGATCCTGGGGATCGTCCTACTTCTCGCGCTCACGTTTTATGCTCTCATGGGTGGTGCCGACTTCGGTGCCGGTGTGTGGCACCTCCTCGCGAGGGGAAAAACTCGACGGAATCAACACCAGTTAATCGGCGAGGCCATCGGCCCGATTTGGGAAGCCAATCACGTGTGGTTAATTTTGGTCGTCACGATTTTATTTACGGCCTTTCCCCCAGCCTATGCACAGGTGTCCATTACGCTTCACATCCCGCTGACCCTTCTGGTGATTGGGATTGTTCTTCGAGGGTCAGCCTATGCCTTTCGACATTACGACGTGAAAGATGATGACGTTCATTTACGGTGGGATCAAATTTTCGCGCTCTCCAGCCTGATTAGTCCTCTGCTGCTCGGCATTATTCTCGGCTCAGTGACGGCCGGCAATTTTCCTGTGAAGCCTGAGAGTTTTTTTGAAGGGTTCGTGGCTCCTTGGATCCAGCCGTTTCCACTGGTGATGGGTGTATTCACATTGGTGCTGTTTGCCTATTTGGCGGCCTCTTATCTTCTTTTGGAAACACAGGACCTGGAACTTCAGGAACTTTTTAGAAAACGGGCCATCGCCTCGGTGTTAATAGCCGGCGTCTTAGAAGAGCTGGTCATGCTACTCGGAAAAACTGGAGCCCCCCGTTTGTGGGGAGAATTGACGAACAGCCTATGGGGAGGTTTTCTTCAAATAGGCATGGGAAGTCTGACATTGGTAGCGATCGCGTTGTTAGTCACCCGACGATATTGGTGGGCAAGGACCTGCGCGATTGTTCAAGTTACGATTACAATTTTGGCGTGGGGCATTGCGCAATCTCCCTATTTAGTACCCCCTTATCTTACAATCTTCAATGCCTCATCACCGGAAGTTATGCTACGCCTTATTGTCATCGCGCTATTCACCGGCGCGCTGTTATTATTTCCATCACTGTTGTACCTATTCAAAATATTTAAAGGTGGAACGTTATTTGGAGTTCCGAAGAAATCGGATGGATAA
- a CDS encoding glutamate-cysteine ligase family protein: MITPIHQRIIIGVEIEAYSINAADHKIGRRLSKPRPGLSESGEKFSRDASIGSEYNSRPFTTVRESLFLLKAGLRKYLRGLYRSREEDQDYRVPLLVGGWTNRFAGMHMHISVANRKMTKKEACALSWHLHDQLPFFIAIGANSPIWNKVITGKASNRFLRGDQAYFTVTKRGHLTSVNTREMVYSPGRKTKPPTLEIRVLDSNLPEFVVANLCLLKAVCLRWLKGKRSANRMSHADYLEARLEAATKGMRGKLPWRKDWISVPDYLDRFLWEHREEFEVMDIPEDIFEVFRLLKRGYNGSRIIHDAALLAQREHPQTWQRRFAKRYRTGMVELLSGNTLHDFAREIGISLPNTDRVWLGRKRGSIDE; this comes from the coding sequence ATGATTACACCGATTCATCAGCGCATTATTATTGGGGTCGAAATCGAAGCCTATAGCATCAACGCGGCAGATCACAAAATTGGTCGGCGATTGTCTAAACCCCGGCCTGGACTCTCGGAGTCCGGGGAAAAATTTTCCCGTGACGCCTCCATTGGCAGTGAATACAACAGTCGTCCGTTTACGACTGTCCGGGAATCGCTGTTTCTTCTCAAAGCTGGACTTCGCAAATATCTTCGAGGATTGTATCGCAGTCGGGAAGAAGACCAAGATTACCGTGTCCCCTTGCTGGTTGGCGGATGGACGAATCGATTTGCAGGAATGCATATGCACATTTCAGTTGCCAATCGGAAAATGACCAAGAAAGAAGCCTGCGCTTTGAGTTGGCACCTTCATGACCAACTGCCTTTTTTCATCGCGATTGGAGCCAATTCTCCTATCTGGAACAAAGTGATCACCGGGAAGGCTTCGAATAGGTTTCTCCGTGGAGATCAAGCCTATTTTACGGTCACCAAACGTGGGCACCTTACCTCGGTAAACACTCGAGAGATGGTGTACAGCCCCGGACGAAAAACCAAACCCCCGACATTGGAAATTCGAGTATTGGATTCAAATCTCCCGGAATTTGTCGTGGCGAACCTATGCCTCCTCAAAGCCGTGTGCCTACGGTGGTTAAAAGGAAAGCGGTCCGCCAACCGGATGAGTCATGCCGATTATTTAGAAGCTCGCCTCGAAGCTGCAACCAAAGGTATGCGTGGCAAACTCCCTTGGCGTAAGGATTGGATAAGTGTCCCCGACTATTTAGATCGATTTCTTTGGGAGCACCGCGAGGAATTCGAGGTCATGGATATTCCAGAAGACATCTTCGAAGTCTTTCGTCTACTCAAGCGTGGGTATAATGGCAGTCGGATTATTCACGATGCCGCGCTTCTCGCACAGCGAGAACATCCCCAAACGTGGCAGCGCCGCTTTGCGAAACGATATCGAACAGGCATGGTGGAATTGCTCAGTGGCAATACGCTCCACGATTTTGCGCGGGAAATTGGGATCTCCCTTCCCAATACAGACCGGGTATGGTTAGGACGAAAGCGAGGCTCCATCGATGAGTAA